The nucleotide sequence AAGACTTCCATCGCATAGGGCAAAAGGTCCGCACGACGTGCCCAATGTCATGGGCCAATGCACTATGCTACTCCGTCGTTGGTGCTGTCCGATGTCGCTCATCATATCTGATTGTGATACGATCGTTGGTCAACCGGGTGACCTTCGCCGTCTTCATTTGCCGACAAGGTCCTCGGGTGTTTTTCTTGGCTGcgaagaaatgaaaaattaacgtcaacccaaaactaataacaaatcatactaaaatttctgCATAACCTCCCTATAATGAAAACATTTCCAAAACCCCGAAAATGACATAAACAATatacatatccaacacaatgatcACAACAATTTAATAATAGGTTCGAAACGATGACaacaataaacaatatatatatataagataactttttaatccttaaatGACATAAGATAACTTCGGATGgtcccaatatatatatatataagataaCTTCGGATGGTCCCAATATAAAAgctccaaataaaaaaaacaagtgcTAATTGCCTAGTCTATAAGACTATAAAACTCCATGTGCCTCTATCcatttgaactgtagaatagtTAAAATTCAAGTAAAAATTGGAACTAGGCTGAAAGCATGCTATTCATATGCAGCATCACTGATGCAGCATCAGTAGGTGTAGcatcattgatgcaccatcagTAGGTGCATCATCAATAAATGCAGCATCAGTAAATGCAGCATCATAACAGGATGGCAAAATTATTTAATGGACAGAGTCAAAGAGAGTACAAACTACAAACCTCTTCGACCAAGAAGAAGAGGACCAGCGGCCAGCCTCCAGAGTATAGACCAGAGCTTTACACgaagaaaaaaatgtagatTTTCATCAGAGATATCGTCGACTCGTCGGCCCGCCCTTCGGTACAATAGTGAACAGAAACTAAAGTGCACCAGAGAGTTGATCGATGCTGTAAGGAAAAAGAGTGGGCCGAGCGGCAGACGATTAGGTATTATTGTTAAAGTGAAGATTCTGAATGCTGAAGGAGTTAATTGCTCTATCATGTGAGGGTTCTCATGTGACTCGTGAGtgaggttttaaatttttttaatgacttgGCTCAAAACGAAGTCGTTTTGGACAAgtcattttgaaaaaaaattggctttcttctttctcctcctgaAATGCACAGCCTAATTGAGTTAATCtattcaattatttaaaaactcaAACAGGAATTAAAGCGTAATTGAGTccgaatacataacttataaaaaaaaaccttaaatttaaataGTGTCCTCAAAAACAGAAATTTAAAACTACAATTTCGATGGTGCTCCATTCTGCTCGATGTCATAGCGCCATCAGTTGTAACCTCCCTCCAACGCCGCCTCCATCAACTTCACCAACTCTTCATTCGTATCGTCATCAAGAGTATACTTACActgttacacatatatgcaaacaattcattccaacatataacaaaaaaaattcacaaaattaattattgatcCATCAACAGTATAATTACTAATAATTCATCCATCACCACCTTCTGGACACTGTCGGGCACATATTTCCAAGAACGCCACTCAGCAGTAGGACAATTATTCCCCATGGCTACAACAATCGCATGCGTGAACTCCACATGTTGTCTCAAATCCTACGGGTTGGCGGGCATGCTCTCATCCTAGTTTTTATCCTCCATCACAACATGAACAtaattgtgaagaataaggatAGTAGAATGGCATATATAAAGGAAGGTTAGGGACTTTGCACGACAAATGGCATATATATAGAAAGGTTAGGGACTTTGCACGACAAATGCTTTGTCGCACAAACATCGACACTAAATACAGTATTGATTCCTCTTATTCACATGCACTGAATTGTTAGGAAAAACTGACAGTGACTTACATGACGAGTCCTTCGTCACGTAAAGATTCACCCTTCATTTGCGCATGTTTTTCGCACCAAAAAATTGCTCGAGATTTTTCTTACTGACTTTGCACGACAATTGTATTGTTTTCGTCGGGCAAAGTTTGTTTGCGCGACAAAGTtttacgtcgcgcaaagctgaCCTTTCTTGTGTGACTAATATCCTCTTCCATCGCGCAAAACTATCTTGCGCGATGATTTTTTCATTGTCGCACAAGTAGTTTTTTCTACTAGCGAAGTATATTGATGTGGCCATTTCCATCATAACTACTTACATATTTTGTAGTAAACTTTTCTCTCTGTTGTATGTCTCTACAGGTTTTTAATCTAcacactagtacaaaaacatgtttgcacGACCGCAACTTGCGCGACGCAGCAAAttttgtcgcgcaaagtatgtttgTGCGACGCTAAACAGAAAACGTTGCGCAACACCACTTTGCGCGATGAAGACTGGCGTCGCGCAAAGCAGTTTTGCACAACATAGGTGCACATTCATCGCGCAAAACTACTTTAAGCGACGCCAgtcttcgtcgcacaaagtggCGTTGCGCAAAGGCCTTTTGCGCGACATTTTCTACGTCGCGCAAGATTTTAGCGCCAAACCAAGATGCTTTACCGTTTTTTTCCCAACTTTGCACGATGTAGGTGCAtctacgtcgcgcaaaattttttcttttttttcttttgcttttaattttggggttcttgcattgcctttttcttttgtgatatccacttgtgtaaatgttttaaattgacgatcaaattagttcaatgtattcatatagggttaagaagtgtaactgtaaaaaatcatcaaaatcggagttaaaataaccgttaaatcgtgatttttcgtgtATCGTcgtcgaaaaggtttgtcccgttacttgatatctgaatgtttgttttttgcgatttttggcgtatgcgatctcgaagcatatacaaacaagtttgacggttggatcgttgaaactagtttcgtacaatgcgtattgttgatgcacaaaatctgtGAGGACTTTGGaccaacagaaagtgtcaggttttgtgaccttcgcttggttgcttcggtcactagtgaggataagtacgtaaatgaatagagacagagaagcaaacacaggatgtacgtggttcgcCCAAattagctacgtccacggagtagaggagttcttattagtagtgaagggcttacacaagtacaaaggatcaagctctcaatttagtgagttcttgtgaatgatttaacacaaatggcattaggcaatattgtgggggaatgacccctatttatagaaaaacttgtagctttgtcacattgacatgtgtcatgttatgattggttcttgatgtcgacacgtgctgcgctctgattggcttctaatcttgacacgtgtcgagtaatgattggcctcctggtcggaggggaactcttctgggtccttgacagtatagcgttggccggtgctcggtagtttcgggattggtcaagtatggtacaaacagtgctcccctaagttcccgagtgagggaaactcctcggttggggacttgcaagatccaatcccttgagtaatcacgaaacttctaagtaccgaagtgtggtctgatcttcatctgcccttctctggaagtacctttcctccatccgggaatggtgtatttagcttatagtaggagtcccccaagtcgccgagctaggagatctgccgaaagaggtgacagacaaggtaagcagtcaaacttccaagtaagcaacccaggatcagaggtttgacttcggcttccggttgattgttctccttctccttgtccctcattcaactgccaggataaggagaagcaaatggataagagatgatatgagatacttttgcttttgaagaagtaactttccacaggcttattcttgaactgtgctggagggttttctggtgcccttcagagtataaggccgattcaaaaatttgagggtcaaaacaagtccatcaaatctagagtacgttcgaccttgatgatatgggatacttttgctgttgacggaataatgaatgtggtatggaaaggtgtcgtgctgtagtgatctgtttcagctcaccgttgaaccttctgcttcaatcttttacatggcagaagtggtgtgcaacctttgcatttaaatggtccttcagaacattccttcatagtgactcatccacgcttggtagcttcagtgtaaagagccaatatctgatcaactgtcatgaggtatttgccggtggaattcgtgaccttgacagcagttgaggatgagtactcgagagcaatgctaagtaagcaaccaggcaaaggctccaggcagtcagttccaaattggaggtttgatttcaggttccgactgactgctctctttctccttgtcctgcaggtgtggacaaggacaaagacaaagacagggagaaagcatgatatgggatactcttgctttcgatcctgatgatatgagatactcttgttcttggtgtggcttatttgctgaggtattatcggggggaaataaagctgagtatttcgagaggttatgttgagggtgccttttcgaatgcgagaaagggttgagcatttttgcaggtttgcctgtccgttgaggagggaggtcaatgtatatagggatttcccaataacaagtagtaatgctattcctttacccttcttggtcacagcaatgtagtgggagctgccagcttcacgtgttttaattttgtcagagcactttgaaaaagtggtatgtggtatctggaaagctgatgttacgtgtgaagattacagacaagctttatctaaggaaatctggctctcgaagttctgagagttgtgcctcttcggttttcgaacaagcaatcccgtcgaggatctgactctcgagattcggaaagcggtgctactccggtttttgagaaagtaattatgttgggagtcttttctcgaatgtgagtaaaggttggacgttcttgccaacctgtcttgccgcaaaacacggaggttgacacacatagggactttccagttgtcaagcagtggtgctattcctttacccttatgggtaatagtagggtagctggaacttcgaaattctcgtgcctaaactttgtcagagatctttgacaaagttatatgtggtacccgaggagttgatggtgcatatggagagcggtgattgaacagtgagattcacgtgctttctacttcaccaaaaatcttcgacagattgcccgtaatttccgcaaagctgagtgtgcatgtgacaggtgctgacgaggctgaaaaaacaggtgcttcttcgatttctgagatcggccctcgtggtctctgagcagcccagcttttgagaaagcaaacgcctcttcgatttctgaagctccgtcgagtgcagatttttatagaggctggcattaagttccacagcacacttgaatctctaccagtagaagctcatttcttgcacttctaagatcttgatttgtctgacctcttccctcttcaacacatttgaaaatgtctggaccctccgaccgtcgttttgacttgaaccttggagaagagacagccacgccttctccagacaacatatggcgcccatccttcatatcccctactggtcctcttaccgttggggattctgtgatgaagaatgatatgaccgctgcagtggtggccaggaaccttctcactcccaaagataacagactactttccaaacggtctgatgagttggctgttaaggactctctggctcttagtgttcagtgtgcaggttctgtgtctaatatggcccaacgcctatttgctagaacccgccaagttgaatcattggctgctgaagtgatgagtctcaaacaggagattagagggctcaagcatgagaataagcagttgcaccggctcgcccatgactatgctacaaacatgaagaggaagcttgaccagatgaaggaatctgatggtaaagttttacttgatcatcagcggtttgtgggtttgttccaaaggcatttattgccttcgtcctctggggctgtacctggtaatgaagcttcaaatgatgaacttccaatgcctcctccttctggggttttgtcaagtactgaggctccggataaccaccctccggtgctttctctttctggggctccaccgactgctgagacttcccctaagcaacctttgtgaaggctcccttttgtttgtttattttgactcatgtatatgtacatatttgtggcttatcgaaaatattaataaataagctttgcttcatttcaacatattgtgttaaatacaccgaagccttcttcataaagttctttgaatttttgcttttgttgaaacctgtattgttgaagctttgtgagtgaagcatgtagtttgaggtagtgttcccttaatttcccgagtaaggaaaacttctcgattggggacttgaaaaatccaagtcgaTGAATAGTCACGAAACTCTTGAGTACCGAGGCTTAGTAGCATATGgcgggagtcccccaagtctccagtcgagggagttgacgaatgaggtgtgtAATGTTTGTACAGATATCTATAATGTGGCCTTTGTCATGATTTTGGAGGATGGGTGTATTCGAATCCAATGAGGGGTAGGGTATGACTCATTATCATGTGCCATGATTTTGTCTTCCTTtagcttttcttttgctttgctttaccATTTTTGCTGAAAAGGTTGTCATGGCCATTAACAATCAATATAACACCATTTTCTGTGGCTCAAATCGCAAAaccatcttcatgaaagttgttccttacctcgtgaactacaacatatccgaattggagatccatcggagcagtacaactccagaaattcaggtatgatgagtgattgttcgtcatttgtatatcaacgcgtcagacttgttgtgagcttcaaaaactccattttctcttgctcagatcaacatactttcttcatcgaagttgttccttaacttgtgaactacaacatatccaaatttgaggtccctcggagcagtataactccagaaatccaggtatgatgagtgactgtttatcatttgtctgtcaacccgtcagatttgttgtgagctttgaaactctattttctcttcctcagatcagcatgctttcttcattgaagttgttcctcagcttgtgaactacaagatatccaaatttgagatccctcggagcagtataactccagaaatccaggtatgatgaatgactggttattatttttctgtcaacccgtcagatttgttgtgagcttcgaaactccattttctcttgttcagatcggtatgctttcttcattgaagttgttcctcagctcgtgaactacaacatattcaaaattgagatccctcggagctgtataactcaagaaattcaggtatgatgaatgactggttattatttttctgtcaacccgtcagatttgttgtgagcttcgaaactccattttctattgtttagatcggcatgctttcttcattgaagttgttcctcatcgactgtttcataacatatcaaaaattcaggatgaactaacggttaaatatttccagatcttcgaaacatcacaacagcttcgaaatcgacaagaagccgactatcatgtttggagcttcaacactttaatttccatcgctcaaacagaaacgattccttcttgaaagttgttcatctgctcaagaactagagggtgtccaaaattcagctccattggagaaaagcagcagctgcaaaaatttgatagaggaaaggaggcgaagctttgttggatttctagtctggggaagattccagtttttgtagcaacttcagtactggtgaattgcttgtatttttgtccataactaaattttggactttgaattattatttgatctatTAGAATATGTttggaaacatatatataattggaaGTCCGTTTATGGGAGGGACGTGGTtgatgtaaaacaaaaaatgtttgtgTTTACCCACGTGTTTTTGTATACGTTTAAGAGTggtttttgtgaacaaaatcCATTTCTTTGCCGCAAGGTTTTGTATTTGGAAAACTTGAATGGGTAAGGTTTTGTTttaaatgaagctttctaggtgaagctttgatggtgaaagtatgtagagggagctttctaggtgaagcttttttaggtgaagctttgtaggtgaagcttttttaagtgaagcttttcgggtgaagttttttgggtgaagctttgtgggtgaagctttttaggtgaagctttgtgggtgaagcttttttaggtgaagctttttgggtgaagctttttaggtgaagctttgtgggtgaagtttttttaggtgaagctttttgggtgaagctttttggaggtgaagtttttttttttttggtgaagcttttttaggtgaagctttttgggtgaaactttttggatgaagctttttgggtgaagttttggaggtgaagcttttcaggtgaagctttttggaggtgaagtttttttttgggtgaagcttttttaggtgaagctttttgggtgaaactttttggatgaagctttttgggtgaagttttggaggtgaagcttttcgggtgaagctttttggatgaagctttttttttttttttttggcgcttgacacgatcttcatttgcttgttttgtagtgactgtggaagacggattgctttctgattgagaagggttccggcatcgctttgcaccatcttcatgtgggtaatataggaacttccttattttttgatcatgcatgtagtgatagaatttgtttcttcttattgtagatgtcagagcctggaagttctaatgatgagggctcttctagctttagctctaagtctgagtctgcaatgtcggagtcttcagggtCTTTGTTAGAGTCCTGTACTAGAGAAATattggatgatcttcccaaccgtcaaactttagctattgctagttcttcctccatggcgttggatgagggggttgttttttatgccatacccatagttcgctctgagttcacagcagaccatctaaagaataacttgttagataatgagaagcaggttgaggcgctaaggcagtcatgtaatatccctcgtagtgtagggatacgtttggtacatgatgaagaatggccttctgagcctccccagggtcatgttatgttctacacccagatattactgactttaggggtgagactacctttacatccgtggttgcaaaagatgttatctttgatcggatatgcacctgggcaactcaatcctggtttctgggatactttgattggattttatatcatttggatggagtgtgggttgtgtgagccttccttccatcagtggcgttactgttacaagatgcgcccaacaaaatcatgcactggttatgccgagtgtgcatgtcggagtgagagagagcgtattgtgtatggtaagaaaaaggcatactacacatggaaaaaccgttggtgctttctgtataatgattgggagtatgataagggtgtcacgcctgagcgacgtgtgcttactcacttccagactgtaggttgtaacgtatcaaccgttcgtactatttgctatttgttgtggtcttttcttgcttctaacactttgcttcatgtagtgacgcggggcaccatcaaactgtttgggcaggagctatctgacatagagaaggtgttgagggtgcccaaagaggatagacacttaagcaagctacgacccttatttcgtcggtacggtttccaacccttagtttccgagagccagggacgatcgagtaagttgtatccttcatgtaaactttgctcttttccttactttatttggaaagttgtatttcttattttgattttccttatgcagtggagaaggtaagcaagaaaacagggaCTAGCACCAATAAAAGGAAAGCAACAGTGTTAGTTCCTTCGGAAGACATCCTAccgcataagaaaattcataagttcTGAGGGGAACCATCCGTTAGACCTAAGTCCCAAGATGGGGTCCTCAAGGGGCCTGCCTTTAGGAAGACTGGAATCGAGGCCGTTGAAAATGCCGCTGCCGTAGTTGCAGGAGAAGGGAGCCGACTGTTGCCTCCTCCTCTTACTATGGAGCACACTGTCCAGGAAAGTGATCCTGGTTCCCGCCATGAggggaaaggcaaggaaagagctggcagtgtcccgtggaaggacttgagggttgccacgcggccaaaggattttggggatatcaacaattgcttggtagggcgtcgattcgccttcgatgagctcggagagcccttagctaaggatgaatcggattgcgaccggatgttgaagctgtcttcatatgtgagtgttactttgtcatttccttactttttcctctttattatcattatttaggtagtgatgatcgtcttgccatgcaggtcatggccgagtatcacgacagactgcaagaggttgagcggtacaaggcaaaactgaaggagaataagcagcttgtggatGAGGCCCGAATGAATAAGGGACTTTTGACGCaggctctccaactgaaggacgaaaccatggagagcttgaaaaggcgaaatggtgagaacctaaggcttaagaaattgcttgaggcaactaaaaaacaattggaggtggctaccttggaggtatccaaggttaggggagaattggatggtgccttagttgagatttctgaactggaggagagcattccaactgaaagggaggctgctgtgcaagaatacttaagttcttcgacctttcatcttgctattaaaccctactgtgctcaagaagctcgctttgaaaaaaggaaatggatggccgtccttgatcgttatgatgatgggagcattcttcgaaaataccacgaagatatagatgagcatcatcgaaagggcgagacatttgtccttgctgttgatcctagcagcgaagatgagtctgataatgaaggtagtgctgatgcacagactcagcatggtgaagaggatcttggggatgcagaggatgatggtaggacgcggagtgatactgccaggggttcggcttcagatgagaatgaatagcagtgtctttactatctgcatgtattctggatgtagtagtctgatgtgtgtataacatgtgcccatgttataagcttgagagttttggattttaggtgtttatgagtgtttgcactattattaatgcatgtttggctatgtatgaatagatctattgtttggatataagccattgtttggttgttcctttctttgtatagtcttgtcgacacatacttagattttgtttcgtgttggatatatctgctttgaggtttcaacacttgagtgttccattgctaggaatgtaaaagagtgagggctgagttggctaaattacctctttattgaattcattgccaaatggccttcattacataggatgccgaacggctatagctcaacacttgtacatcgtgagtctatttgtagtagtacttcaagtgatcagcgttccatggatggccaagggtcttgccatcggagcttctaagtgtgtaagagccagggcgactgatgccaatgacttcatacggtccatcccagtttggactaagtgtgccttcactcgggactctgtcgcagagtaatcttttctttaagacccagtctcctattttgaaagaacgaggcttgaccctagagtcataatagttggagatgcgctgcttgtaggcaacattcctcaagtgagcttggtttctgtgttcctcgactaaatccaagttgagggtgagttgtttgtcattttcactttgaatgtagttctggactcggaatgttgcttgctcgagctcaacagggacaaccgcctctgtgccaaaggcaagtgagaatggagtttctcctgttgaagtccgatatgaagtgcgatatgaccaaagaacttggggtacaaattctggccaacagcctttagctttgtccaagctggtttttaaagtgcgcttgattattttgttgatggcctcaacttgtccattagactggggatgagctggagaggcaaagcataagttgatgttgaacttagagcagaacaacctgaacttcttgttgtcaaactgtcgcccattgtcagtgactatcgcattgggaatgccgaatctacaaaggatgttcttccacacgaagtcttctatctttgcctcagtaatggttgccaagggttctacttcggcccactttgtgaa is from Malus sylvestris chromosome 5, drMalSylv7.2, whole genome shotgun sequence and encodes:
- the LOC126623356 gene encoding uncharacterized protein LOC126623356, with the protein product MAEYHDRLQEVERYKAKLKENKQLVDEARMNKGLLTQALQLKDETMESLKRRNGENLRLKKLLEATKKQLEVATLEVSKVRGELDGALVEISELEESIPTEREAAVQEYLSSSTFHLAIKPYCAQEARFEKRKWMAVLDRYDDGSILRKYHEDIDEHHRKGETFVLAVDPSSEDESDNEGSADAQTQHGEEDLGDAEDDGRTRSDTARGSASDENE